Proteins encoded within one genomic window of Pseudalkalibacillus sp. SCS-8:
- a CDS encoding sulfurtransferase, with translation MMKNIVSVDWLYENLENENVIPVDCRFYLDNKDQGQEEYHDAHIPGAHYADLEKHLSGTVHEHGGRHPLPELNQFVNFLESIGVDETKTVVAYDAQNTAMAARLWWMLKYLGHEKAYVLDGGFQAWEKKNYPLTEKLPETEKTTFNPDIQYDMVADLNEVKDATENDDIVLVDARDEARYLGKTEPIDPKAGHIPSALNRFFMENIEQGQWVSSSQLKERFEELTDKPVINYCGSGVTACVNVLALDEIGKKSKLYIGSWSDWSSYDENQVETERK, from the coding sequence ATGATGAAGAACATCGTATCAGTAGATTGGTTGTATGAGAATCTTGAAAATGAAAATGTCATTCCGGTAGACTGCAGATTTTACCTGGACAATAAGGATCAAGGTCAGGAAGAATACCATGATGCGCATATTCCAGGCGCGCATTATGCGGATTTAGAGAAGCATTTATCTGGAACCGTTCATGAACATGGCGGACGTCATCCGTTACCAGAGCTTAATCAATTCGTAAACTTCTTGGAGTCGATTGGGGTCGATGAAACGAAAACGGTTGTTGCCTACGATGCCCAAAATACTGCAATGGCAGCTCGACTCTGGTGGATGCTGAAATACCTTGGACATGAGAAGGCTTATGTTCTCGATGGAGGATTCCAGGCCTGGGAAAAGAAAAATTATCCGTTGACTGAAAAACTGCCCGAAACAGAAAAGACGACTTTCAATCCGGATATTCAATATGATATGGTTGCTGATTTGAATGAAGTGAAGGATGCTACAGAAAATGATGACATCGTATTGGTTGATGCACGGGATGAAGCTCGTTATCTAGGAAAAACCGAACCGATCGATCCAAAAGCTGGACATATACCGAGCGCACTTAATCGCTTTTTCATGGAAAACATTGAACAAGGGCAATGGGTGTCTTCCAGCCAGTTGAAGGAACGTTTTGAAGAACTGACCGACAAGCCTGTTATCAATTATTGCGGTTCCGGTGTAACCGCCTGTGTAAATGTGCTGGCACTTGATGAAATCGGCAAGAAAAGCAAATTGTACATCGGAAGCTGGAGCGACTGGAGCTCCTACGATGAGAATCAAGTTGAGACGGAACGAAAATAA
- a CDS encoding thioredoxin family protein, with translation MKEMNELKSIDQVNAFIDEHKMAFLYISRTNCSVCHALLPQVREMLMQYATLQMGYVNADEVPDIAGHFSIFTVPVLLLFVEGKEMIRDARFVQMDRLESQLDKIYHLQE, from the coding sequence TTGAAAGAGATGAATGAACTGAAGTCGATCGATCAAGTCAATGCATTCATTGACGAACATAAAATGGCTTTTCTGTATATCTCAAGAACGAATTGCAGTGTATGTCACGCCCTGCTTCCACAGGTCCGCGAGATGCTGATGCAATATGCAACCCTGCAAATGGGCTATGTGAACGCTGATGAGGTGCCAGATATTGCAGGTCATTTTTCGATTTTCACCGTACCGGTCCTGTTGTTGTTCGTGGAAGGAAAGGAAATGATCCGTGATGCACGTTTCGTCCAGATGGATCGCTTGGAATCCCAACTGGACAAGATTTATCACTTGCAGGAATAA
- a CDS encoding dynamin family protein, with the protein MTTNEQNKKIHWIDRLYQLAGHLSENNADQALLHKIHQLAQKADSEELTVAFCGHFSAGKSSMINKLMGDDLLPSSPIPTSANIVAIKEGEPKVVLTDQKGTKVSYSGEINLEEVKKASKDGEAVKTIEIYKHHPFLQDDTTLMDTPGIDSTDDAHRISTESMLHLADVVIYVMDYNHVQSELNFNFTKEMQDLGKEVYLVINQIDKHNKDELSFADYKKQTIDAFKQWGVHPKATFFTSLKRENHPENQLVRLQEELERIKTDKHTFIHQTMDRMTSQIINDYLENKYAVDENAQLDGNDSLNDIQDTEQAIQELNAQGSTVEKEFQTELKKLIENARVAPYEIRELGRAVLESLREDFKVGILFSRKKTEEEREARIGQFVEAVNEKTKTELEWHLKDALQKQLKKLNVHDSQIENDILEMEHRFSEEDVRRLHQKGATFNEAYVLQYNRDVEDDLKKRYRKTAVTLFESMKNKYMEEQIEPQKQQLLEKLENLEGKRKEAEAAKAERNKFVAERETLQSILQAVEKVPGAEEWLKEIKDRLQITELEGDWLKAKGHEERASLQPSDDADRLPQAEPVSNRDVELAASQLDRASDLLSGWDSLRDLTKRMSERSEKIRNNQYTIALFGAFSAGKSSFANAWLKESVLPVSPNPTTATINKILPVTENDKHGTVKIEMKSEEVVLEEVNHSLQRFGEKCETIEHALQLIQRLDTEKPDPHYNFLQAVAKGYPSMKDYLGSEQIIDHENFASFVAQEDKACFTESVELYYDCELTRQGITLVDTPGADSINARHTSVAFEYIKNADAIVFVTYYNHAFSKADRDFLIQLGRVKDTFSMDKMYFVINAADLASDDEEREAVVEYVRSQLNAYGIRHPRMYALSSKEALLERQGNKIGDASMFGTFAEAFQTTTIKERDEILRQQATQLLEAGRDRLTEWIRNAQADTEQQAAQRQKLKADQARLTEQINASTTKSYEKAVVQETKELLHYVVQRLMLTFNDEFKVAFNPSVLSQKNIGKEQLQRCLDELLESMAFQLAQELRATTLRIEKSVNEQRLQFYKMAAEFTAERCRYEFMELEETRLDTPEVEPQWSEQTRAQMVPLLKRFKNPKQFFEGNGRDILREELAETFKPEMQSLVDEYTEKFTGFYQEKLVEELDNLKEQLQTELEQYYNGLLESFGSKEQLERMQKMEAELTSIINQEAQVKHD; encoded by the coding sequence ATGACAACGAATGAACAGAACAAAAAGATTCATTGGATTGATCGGTTGTATCAGCTTGCAGGACATTTATCTGAAAACAACGCGGATCAAGCCCTTCTACATAAAATTCATCAGCTTGCCCAAAAAGCTGATTCAGAAGAATTGACTGTCGCTTTTTGTGGCCATTTCAGCGCCGGAAAGTCGAGCATGATCAATAAATTGATGGGAGATGATCTCCTTCCGTCTTCACCGATACCGACGAGTGCCAATATCGTCGCGATCAAGGAAGGGGAACCAAAGGTAGTCCTCACAGATCAGAAAGGCACGAAGGTATCCTATTCTGGAGAAATCAATCTGGAAGAAGTAAAGAAAGCCTCTAAAGACGGTGAGGCGGTAAAGACCATCGAAATTTATAAACACCATCCATTCTTACAGGACGACACGACCTTGATGGATACACCAGGAATCGATTCCACAGACGATGCACACCGGATTTCGACTGAATCAATGCTACATCTTGCTGATGTCGTGATCTATGTTATGGACTACAATCATGTCCAGTCTGAATTGAATTTCAATTTCACGAAGGAAATGCAGGACCTCGGAAAAGAGGTTTATCTCGTCATTAATCAAATCGATAAGCATAATAAGGACGAATTGTCATTTGCCGATTACAAAAAACAGACCATTGATGCATTCAAGCAATGGGGTGTACATCCGAAAGCAACCTTCTTTACATCATTGAAACGTGAGAACCATCCTGAAAACCAATTGGTTCGATTACAAGAGGAGTTAGAAAGGATCAAAACGGATAAGCACACCTTCATTCACCAAACAATGGATCGAATGACTTCTCAAATCATTAACGATTATTTAGAAAATAAATATGCGGTGGACGAAAACGCGCAACTTGATGGCAATGACAGCTTGAATGACATCCAGGATACAGAACAAGCCATCCAGGAGCTCAACGCACAAGGTTCGACAGTTGAAAAGGAATTTCAAACAGAACTGAAGAAATTGATTGAAAATGCCAGGGTGGCACCTTATGAAATAAGAGAACTTGGAAGAGCCGTATTGGAATCATTACGGGAGGATTTCAAGGTAGGTATTCTCTTTTCCCGAAAGAAAACGGAAGAGGAACGCGAAGCACGTATCGGCCAATTTGTTGAGGCTGTCAATGAAAAGACGAAAACCGAGCTTGAGTGGCATTTGAAGGACGCCTTGCAAAAGCAATTGAAAAAGCTGAATGTCCATGACTCACAAATCGAGAACGACATATTGGAAATGGAGCATCGATTTTCTGAAGAGGACGTAAGACGTCTTCATCAAAAGGGCGCGACCTTTAACGAAGCTTATGTGCTTCAATACAATCGTGATGTTGAAGACGATTTGAAGAAAAGATATCGGAAAACGGCTGTTACCTTGTTTGAATCGATGAAGAACAAATACATGGAGGAACAAATCGAGCCTCAGAAACAGCAACTGCTAGAAAAGCTCGAGAATCTTGAAGGAAAACGCAAGGAAGCAGAAGCGGCCAAAGCTGAAAGGAACAAATTCGTAGCTGAGAGGGAAACGCTTCAATCCATACTACAGGCGGTTGAAAAGGTTCCTGGTGCTGAAGAATGGTTGAAGGAGATCAAGGATCGGCTTCAAATCACTGAATTGGAAGGGGACTGGTTAAAAGCAAAAGGTCATGAAGAACGAGCTTCTCTCCAACCATCCGATGATGCTGATCGCCTTCCACAGGCTGAGCCAGTTTCAAATCGTGATGTAGAGCTAGCCGCATCTCAGCTTGATAGAGCTTCTGATCTTCTTTCAGGCTGGGATTCGTTACGTGATTTGACAAAAAGGATGTCGGAACGATCAGAGAAGATAAGAAACAACCAGTATACGATTGCGTTGTTCGGTGCTTTCAGTGCTGGGAAGTCGTCCTTTGCAAATGCATGGCTGAAGGAAAGTGTCCTCCCCGTGTCTCCAAATCCGACGACGGCGACAATCAATAAGATTTTACCTGTGACTGAAAACGATAAGCACGGAACCGTCAAGATCGAAATGAAGTCAGAGGAGGTCGTACTTGAAGAGGTCAATCATTCTTTACAGCGTTTTGGTGAGAAATGCGAAACAATAGAACATGCACTCCAATTGATCCAAAGACTTGATACCGAAAAACCTGACCCTCATTACAACTTCCTGCAGGCTGTCGCCAAAGGCTATCCGTCGATGAAGGATTATCTAGGCTCGGAGCAGATCATCGATCATGAAAACTTTGCTTCCTTTGTCGCACAGGAAGACAAGGCATGCTTTACGGAATCGGTTGAGCTCTATTATGACTGTGAGCTTACCCGCCAAGGGATTACTCTCGTTGATACCCCTGGAGCGGACTCCATTAATGCGCGTCATACATCTGTTGCATTCGAATATATCAAAAATGCTGATGCGATCGTATTCGTTACTTATTACAATCATGCATTTTCAAAAGCTGACCGTGATTTCCTGATTCAATTAGGACGAGTGAAAGATACATTTTCAATGGACAAAATGTACTTCGTTATCAATGCAGCTGACTTGGCCAGTGATGACGAAGAGCGGGAAGCGGTAGTCGAATATGTAAGATCACAGCTCAATGCATATGGAATACGGCATCCGAGAATGTATGCATTATCCAGTAAGGAGGCCCTTCTAGAAAGACAAGGGAACAAGATCGGTGATGCATCGATGTTCGGTACATTTGCTGAAGCGTTCCAAACCACAACGATCAAAGAACGGGATGAAATATTACGCCAACAAGCTACTCAACTGCTTGAAGCAGGAAGGGACCGCTTAACAGAGTGGATTCGAAACGCGCAGGCTGATACGGAGCAGCAAGCAGCTCAAAGGCAGAAGCTAAAGGCGGATCAGGCACGCTTGACAGAGCAAATTAACGCAAGTACGACCAAATCCTATGAAAAAGCTGTTGTTCAAGAAACGAAAGAACTTCTTCATTATGTCGTACAGCGGTTGATGCTTACCTTCAATGATGAATTCAAAGTCGCTTTCAACCCGTCGGTCCTTTCGCAGAAAAACATCGGGAAAGAACAGCTCCAACGATGCCTGGATGAATTGTTGGAATCAATGGCGTTCCAGCTTGCTCAGGAATTGAGAGCCACGACACTCCGTATAGAGAAAAGTGTCAATGAGCAGCGGCTTCAATTTTACAAAATGGCAGCTGAATTCACTGCTGAACGATGCCGTTATGAATTTATGGAGCTGGAAGAAACGAGACTTGATACACCAGAGGTGGAACCTCAATGGTCTGAACAGACACGTGCTCAAATGGTACCGTTGTTAAAGCGTTTCAAAAATCCGAAACAATTCTTTGAAGGAAATGGAAGGGACATCTTACGTGAAGAGCTTGCAGAGACCTTCAAGCCAGAAATGCAATCCTTAGTAGACGAATACACTGAGAAATTCACTGGTTTTTACCAAGAAAAGCTAGTAGAAGAGTTGGACAATTTGAAAGAACAGCTGCAAACAGAGTTAGAGCAATATTATAATGGATTGCTCGAATCATTCGGTTCAAAGGAACAGTTGGAACGTATGCAAAAGATGGAAGCTGAACTTACAAGTATCATTAATCAAGAGGCACAGGTCAAGCATGACTGA
- a CDS encoding CBO0543 family protein codes for MFINTLFGLLVPWIAALFLLKKDLRIFLLTAPFAAVVAFTFDVLGIYFQFWRIDPKNEIEMFAALPMYLGIYPILTAYLFYFIKRTGRNPAFWILIFSLLTTVIEFIGVMIGMVHYYNGWTIAWTFVSYLLAYIVCYGYFKLLKKYVDI; via the coding sequence ATGTTCATCAATACATTGTTCGGATTATTGGTACCGTGGATTGCAGCGTTATTTTTGCTGAAGAAGGATTTGAGGATTTTTCTATTAACGGCTCCCTTTGCTGCTGTCGTTGCATTTACCTTTGATGTTCTCGGCATCTACTTTCAATTTTGGCGGATCGATCCGAAAAACGAAATAGAGATGTTTGCAGCGTTGCCGATGTATTTAGGCATATATCCAATCTTGACTGCATATTTGTTTTACTTCATCAAAAGGACAGGACGTAATCCCGCCTTTTGGATTCTGATCTTCAGCTTATTGACAACCGTCATCGAATTTATAGGTGTAATGATCGGAATGGTCCATTACTATAACGGCTGGACCATTGCTTGGACGTTCGTCTCATATTTACTTGCCTATATCGTTTGTTACGGTTATTTCAAATTATTGAAGAAGTATGTCGATATATAA
- a CDS encoding aminotransferase A, producing MEQWINPRVKDIQISGIRQFFNKVSSYPEAISLTLGLPDFPTPEHVKEAGKTAIDANKTTYTHNAGSIELRKAIQQFIKEKYHLAYSAEEEIIATSGASEAIDISLRTILVEGDEVILPAPVYPGYEPVIRLCGAKPVHVDTRDSEFKLTASLIEKHLTEKTKCVILPYPSNPTGMTLSLEELKEIADLLHDKDVFVLSDEIYSELTYDQSHQSIATYEGMKEKTIVINGLSKSHSMTGWRIGFLLSDAVISKHILKVHQYNVTCVSSITQAAAVEALTAGKDDAAPMRKIYEERLAYSCNRLEKMGLEIHRPGGAFYLFPSIKEFGMGSWDFATQLLEKEQLAVVPGIAFSDLGDDYIRISYAYHIDQLKEGLDRLERFIKNLKKK from the coding sequence ATGGAGCAATGGATCAATCCTAGAGTGAAAGACATACAAATTTCCGGTATCAGACAGTTCTTCAACAAGGTTTCATCCTATCCCGAGGCGATCTCACTGACGCTCGGACTTCCGGATTTCCCGACACCCGAACATGTGAAGGAAGCAGGTAAAACCGCAATTGATGCGAACAAAACGACATATACACATAATGCTGGGTCTATCGAATTGAGGAAGGCGATCCAACAATTTATTAAAGAAAAATACCATTTGGCATACAGTGCTGAAGAGGAAATCATTGCAACGAGCGGAGCAAGCGAGGCAATTGATATTTCCCTTCGGACGATTCTTGTGGAGGGAGATGAAGTGATTTTACCCGCTCCCGTCTATCCAGGGTATGAGCCTGTCATCCGTTTATGTGGTGCAAAGCCTGTCCATGTCGATACAAGAGATTCGGAATTCAAACTGACCGCATCCTTAATTGAAAAGCATCTTACTGAGAAGACGAAATGCGTAATCCTCCCCTACCCTTCCAATCCTACGGGTATGACGTTATCGCTAGAAGAATTGAAAGAGATTGCTGATCTCCTTCATGATAAAGACGTTTTCGTTTTATCTGATGAAATTTACAGTGAATTGACTTATGACCAGAGCCATCAGTCGATTGCGACTTACGAGGGGATGAAGGAAAAGACGATCGTCATCAACGGACTTTCGAAATCGCATTCCATGACAGGCTGGCGAATCGGATTCCTGCTTTCTGATGCTGTGATTTCCAAGCATATTTTGAAGGTCCATCAATACAATGTGACTTGTGTTTCATCGATTACCCAAGCAGCTGCAGTAGAAGCTTTAACCGCTGGAAAGGACGACGCGGCCCCGATGCGGAAGATTTATGAAGAACGGCTGGCCTATTCATGTAACCGGTTGGAGAAAATGGGTCTTGAAATCCATCGACCTGGAGGAGCGTTTTATTTGTTCCCATCTATCAAGGAATTTGGAATGGGCTCCTGGGATTTCGCTACACAATTGCTAGAGAAAGAACAGCTCGCTGTCGTACCTGGAATTGCATTCTCCGATTTAGGAGACGACTATATCCGAATTTCATATGCCTACCATATTGATCAACTTAAAGAAGGACTGGATCGTTTAGAACGATTCATTAAAAATCTAAAGAAAAAATAA
- the ablB gene encoding putative beta-lysine N-acetyltransferase: MMRELKVFQEDRVVSATDFTMNVSLDFFNERLKIEDYRGNVESIHKQIVRLLEDHPFTKVIVKSRQEDWKHFLTLGYQFEAIFTGFFNGNDAYSMAMFTENARRTSEYWVYEDETLQQVKELSRSLDVPADPSYTIRKAEASDAAALADLYQAVFEIYPTPMNDPDYIHKLINHHSIFYVAVYEGKIVSAASADIHSTYNNAELTDCATLPEHRKKGLMKMLIAKLEHELKEQQIYCAYSIARALSFGMNAVFHQRYYEYKGRFTNNCNIYNKLEDMNLWVCDLSRRK, encoded by the coding sequence ATGATGAGGGAATTAAAGGTGTTCCAGGAAGATCGTGTCGTTTCTGCAACGGATTTTACAATGAATGTTTCGCTGGATTTTTTTAATGAACGACTGAAAATAGAAGACTATCGTGGAAATGTAGAATCAATTCATAAACAAATTGTACGACTGCTCGAAGATCATCCTTTTACAAAGGTCATCGTGAAATCCAGACAGGAAGATTGGAAGCATTTTCTTACACTTGGATATCAATTTGAAGCGATCTTCACAGGGTTTTTCAATGGAAACGATGCGTATTCCATGGCCATGTTTACTGAAAATGCCCGTCGAACGAGTGAATATTGGGTATATGAAGATGAAACACTCCAACAGGTTAAAGAGCTTTCACGATCATTAGACGTTCCTGCAGATCCCAGCTATACGATTCGGAAAGCGGAAGCATCAGATGCGGCAGCCCTCGCTGATCTGTATCAAGCCGTGTTTGAGATCTATCCGACACCGATGAATGATCCCGATTACATTCATAAACTCATCAATCATCATTCCATCTTCTACGTTGCTGTTTATGAAGGCAAGATTGTAAGCGCAGCTTCCGCCGATATCCATTCGACATATAACAATGCTGAACTTACAGATTGTGCGACATTACCGGAGCACCGCAAGAAAGGTCTTATGAAAATGTTGATCGCCAAACTGGAGCACGAGTTGAAGGAGCAACAGATCTATTGTGCATACTCCATTGCACGTGCACTTTCCTTTGGTATGAATGCTGTATTCCATCAACGCTATTACGAGTATAAAGGCCGGTTTACGAATAATTGCAACATTTATAACAAGCTTGAAGATATGAATCTATGGGTTTGTGATTTGTCTCGCAGAAAGTAG
- a CDS encoding trimeric intracellular cation channel family protein, producing MTWEVLNVIGTMAFAISGAIIAMEEDYDLLGVLILGLATAFGGGIIRNILIDVPMSTLWEQDILIKVTVLIIIVVFLIPDNWILFTKGWLNFFDAVGLSTFAIQGALYAYAAEHSLAPIIMAAVMTGTGGGIVRDLLAGRKPTVLRYDIYAAWAILAGVFIGTGIVDKPWELYVLCVVLITLRLFSARYRWKLPHRYLQTL from the coding sequence TTGACATGGGAGGTACTGAATGTCATCGGCACGATGGCATTTGCAATAAGTGGAGCCATCATTGCGATGGAAGAGGATTATGATCTGTTAGGTGTTTTGATTTTAGGATTGGCTACTGCATTCGGTGGTGGAATTATCCGGAATATCTTGATTGATGTGCCAATGTCGACATTATGGGAGCAGGATATCCTTATAAAGGTGACTGTATTGATCATTATTGTCGTCTTTCTCATTCCGGACAACTGGATTCTGTTCACCAAAGGCTGGCTGAATTTCTTTGATGCAGTCGGATTATCAACCTTTGCGATCCAGGGTGCGCTGTATGCCTATGCAGCAGAACACTCATTGGCACCGATCATCATGGCGGCGGTCATGACGGGAACAGGCGGAGGTATTGTGAGAGATTTGTTAGCTGGACGGAAACCGACAGTCCTTCGCTATGATATTTATGCGGCATGGGCTATTCTTGCCGGCGTCTTCATTGGAACGGGAATTGTTGATAAGCCGTGGGAATTGTATGTCCTCTGTGTTGTATTGATTACATTGCGGCTATTTTCCGCTAGGTACCGTTGGAAGCTCCCACACCGATACTTGCAGACACTATAG
- a CDS encoding cation:proton antiporter — protein MESQFELVLLLLAIAAGITAVAKKWNQPYPIALVVIGVVIGIMPYSGLEELKETFAEDEFFHFAIISIFLPTLLGEATLNLPFSHLKENKLPILLLAVVGTFITFVTAGWMTALFLGLSIQAALVFAALMAPTDPISVLSIFKSMGVNHRISTVMEGESLINDGLAVVLFTIAAYQFDAILDAGAGGIGIALGEFLKVVLGGLLVGGAFGYFFSRLTTFFDDYPLEIVFSMLLFYGSFFVAEAFHVSGVIAVVISGIIFGNFGKKIGMSPTTSLSIRTFWAVASLVANTLVFLLVGLEITRIFDAVNWLQVLAAIGIVVVARSIAVYTSIGFIRSLPKKWKHIFNWGGLKGSLSLALALSLPIDFPFREEILMLAFGVVFFSLIVQGLTIKPLVALLGEKATKDEKLEYDRIQSRIYRYHSGRKQLEKMTAEGTLSSIVFNRLVNQYDEELKELNERLESLYEKEPELRKESTARAIRQALYAEHEALEQLESRHLISDQVTEEEKRFIRDLLERENMGDQVALHKTESE, from the coding sequence ATGGAATCACAATTTGAACTGGTCTTATTATTATTAGCGATTGCCGCTGGAATTACTGCTGTTGCGAAAAAATGGAACCAGCCGTATCCGATCGCCCTCGTCGTCATCGGTGTCGTGATTGGGATTATGCCATATAGCGGGTTGGAAGAGTTGAAGGAAACCTTTGCAGAAGACGAATTTTTTCATTTTGCAATCATATCAATTTTCCTTCCAACCCTGCTAGGTGAAGCGACGCTGAACCTGCCCTTTTCACATTTGAAGGAGAACAAGCTCCCGATTTTGTTGCTGGCCGTTGTCGGAACATTCATTACGTTCGTGACAGCAGGATGGATGACCGCTTTGTTCCTCGGATTATCAATTCAGGCAGCGCTGGTCTTTGCTGCCTTGATGGCCCCTACAGACCCGATCAGTGTCTTGTCCATTTTCAAATCAATGGGCGTTAACCATCGGATTTCAACTGTGATGGAAGGAGAAAGTCTTATCAATGACGGACTTGCTGTCGTCCTGTTCACGATTGCAGCCTACCAATTTGATGCGATATTGGATGCGGGAGCAGGCGGAATCGGTATCGCCCTAGGTGAATTCCTGAAGGTCGTACTCGGTGGTTTACTCGTGGGAGGTGCATTCGGTTACTTCTTCTCACGCCTTACAACATTCTTTGATGATTATCCATTGGAAATCGTCTTTTCCATGCTTTTGTTCTACGGATCTTTTTTCGTAGCAGAAGCCTTTCACGTTTCAGGCGTAATTGCTGTTGTTATCAGCGGTATCATTTTTGGTAACTTCGGGAAAAAGATCGGTATGAGCCCGACAACGAGCTTAAGTATCCGGACCTTTTGGGCTGTCGCTTCTCTTGTGGCGAACACTCTCGTCTTCCTGCTTGTCGGTTTGGAAATCACGAGAATATTCGATGCGGTAAACTGGCTTCAAGTTCTTGCCGCAATCGGGATCGTTGTGGTGGCACGAAGCATCGCTGTCTATACATCCATTGGTTTTATCCGATCATTACCCAAGAAGTGGAAGCATATCTTCAACTGGGGTGGTCTGAAGGGTTCTTTATCTTTAGCGCTTGCTCTCAGTCTTCCAATCGACTTTCCCTTCCGTGAGGAGATTTTGATGCTTGCATTTGGGGTCGTCTTCTTCTCGCTAATCGTACAAGGATTGACGATCAAACCGCTCGTGGCACTTTTAGGTGAAAAAGCGACCAAGGATGAGAAGCTGGAATACGACCGGATTCAAAGCAGAATTTACCGCTATCACTCAGGACGTAAACAACTTGAGAAAATGACAGCGGAAGGAACGTTATCATCAATCGTCTTCAACCGACTGGTCAATCAATACGATGAAGAATTAAAAGAATTGAATGAGCGTCTTGAAAGCCTTTATGAAAAAGAGCCAGAATTAAGGAAAGAATCGACGGCTCGTGCAATCCGTCAAGCCTTATACGCAGAACATGAAGCACTTGAACAGTTGGAAAGCAGACATCTCATATCTGATCAAGTGACAGAAGAAGAGAAACGGTTCATCCGTGACCTACTCGAACGGGAAAATATGGGGGACCAAGTCGCTCTCCATAAAACAGAAAGTGAATGA
- a CDS encoding DUF2533 family protein, translating into MSVHQEISKHSQDQHDRVRRFSELDAAREKWIEIALQKCREKEDFADALDEINAVTDQINELARKGIVPQRKNVTKEMVEEYCRKQ; encoded by the coding sequence ATGTCAGTACATCAGGAAATCTCAAAACATAGCCAGGATCAACATGATAGAGTCCGCCGATTCTCTGAATTGGATGCTGCTCGTGAAAAGTGGATCGAAATCGCGCTGCAAAAATGTAGGGAAAAAGAAGACTTCGCAGATGCCCTTGATGAAATTAATGCAGTTACGGATCAAATCAATGAATTGGCCCGGAAAGGTATCGTACCTCAGCGGAAGAATGTTACGAAGGAAATGGTAGAAGAATATTGCAGAAAGCAATAA